The Gemmatimonadaceae bacterium nucleotide sequence GCCCGACCTGCGCTGGATAGTCGGTCGCGAACTTCTCGTTCGCCGCATGCAGCGCCCACGCCAGTGCCTGTGACTGTACCGCGAACTTCGAGTTGGACTGGAACTCGATGTTCACGTCGGCCTCGGGACGCTGTTCCGGGGCCAGGGAACTGTCGGCGCGGGGCATGCCATGGTCGAACAGCATCATGTCGTGCTGGATCATGCCGAGCCACCTGGGCTCCGGGTACCGGCCGGAACCGGCTGGCATCTCCTGGCCCTGCAACGCCTGCCGCTGCGCCACGTAGGCCCGCGCGCCATTGAGCCCGGTTTCCTCGTTGTTCCAGAGGATGAAGCGGATCGAGCGCTCGGTCGTGACGTCCGGGCTGCTGAACACCCGCGCCAGCTGCATCACGAGTGCCGTGCCCGAGCCGTCGTCATTGGCCGCTTCACCCCAGCCGATGCCATCCATGTGCGCACCCACGATGTACATCTCGTCGGGACGCGTGCTGCCGACCTTCGTGCAGTAGACCTCCTGCCGCGGGCCGGGCGTGCTCGGCTGCGCGTTGAGTGCGCGGAGCCTGGCATCGGGCTGGCGCAGCGAGTCGGAGTTCACGCCGGTGCGCGTGCGCATGCCGCGCGACCGGCCGCCACCCTGCTCGCGACGGATCGCACCCGGCAGCGCGGCACCGGCTGGAGCCGGGGCGGGCCGCGTCACCGGCGCCGGCGGTTGGTAGTCGTACGTGAGCCGTTCGGTGTTGGTGCAGCCGTAGCTCCGGAGTTGTGCCTCGATCCAGTCGATGGCGGCGCGGTTCCGGTCGGTCCCCTGGCGCCGGTCGCCGAAGGCGGTGAGGCCCTTGATGTTCGCCTTGTACAGGTCGAAGTCGAGGCGCGCGACCATGCGTCGGATCATCGCGTCGCTCGAGTCCGCGGCCGATGGCTGGGCGGTGGCGGTGGCCGGGAGCACCGCGAGCGCGGCGGCGAGCGCGAATCGGACTGGGCGGAAGGACACGTGGTTCCAGGGCTGCGGGCGGGGCGGGGCGCGTCGGGGCACGGGGAAGCTGCCCTGCGGCCTGCGCCACCGCCAGCGTCCTGGTCGTGCGCGCCACGCGGGAACGACGACGGGCGACAGCGCAGTGCGCCGTCGCCCGTCGTGTGGGGCAATCCGACCTGGCCAGCACGCCGCGGTCGGCGCCTCGTGTTACGTGAGCGTCACCAGCGTCTGGCCGCCGGAGTGCTGCAGCCGCAGCACCTGGTCCACCCCGCCGGCATTGCTCTGCACGTCCATGTGCGTGACACCGGCGATGTTGTGCGTCATGTGCAGGCCGCGGGCGGCGGACGCGCCGAACATCAGGGAGACGATGCCGCTGTGACGGTCGAAGGTGCCGCCGACGAGCACCAGCTCGTGCCCGAGCATCTGTGCCCCGAGCT carries:
- a CDS encoding M20/M25/M40 family metallo-hydrolase, with amino-acid sequence MIRRMVARLDFDLYKANIKGLTAFGDRRQGTDRNRAAIDWIEAQLRSYGCTNTERLTYDYQPPAPVTRPAPAPAGAALPGAIRREQGGGRSRGMRTRTGVNSDSLRQPDARLRALNAQPSTPGPRQEVYCTKVGSTRPDEMYIVGAHMDGIGWGEAANDDGSGTALVMQLARVFSSPDVTTERSIRFILWNNEETGLNGARAYVAQRQALQGQEMPAGSGRYPEPRWLGMIQHDMMLFDHGMPRADSSLAPEQRPEADVNIEFQSNSKFAVQSQALAWALHAANEKFATDYPAQVGPHMTNTDSGPFQDLVAAISLRENERGSQVGSGWDPHWHQPTDLFTTFTDKDFRLGLNAAQTTLGALAQLTGAHLR